One Corynebacterium tuberculostearicum DNA window includes the following coding sequences:
- a CDS encoding error-prone DNA polymerase has product MEFNGGRALSWSRVERILSGRESAAPVPMDHLPGPTAPAQHGHSTVPFAELHAVSSYSFLDGAAEPEELVARAAELGLEGLAIVDRDGFYGLMKFAEAAAKAGLPAVYGAELSLAEAPVTVLARTPEGYRRLSCLIARARMEAGEKDRVAYPPLDEVARELEGECFFLVGPEALAEIDNLLERIKIDSIVLEYSCSMSPEDADQHRFLDKYNNLRAIATARPAAATRDQARLAAAKRALARRESLAAAAPHAHPMGAGWLRSGEQMAQLLPDRPELIAETVALARECSFTWDALAPNLPHFPVPEGHTEMSWLEREVWRRAKDRYASRPAEIKQAAKKQIKHELGVIKQLGFPGYFLIVCDLVDFCRRENILCQGRGSAANSAVCFALGITNAEPISAQLLFERFLSPDRDGPPDIDIDIESGRREEVIQYVYRTHGRDRAAQVANVITYRRKGATRDAARALGYPQGSADAWSKGASEPPAEVSSLAEQFLGQPRHLGIHSGGMVLCDRPIADVVPMEWARMENRSVLQWDKDDCAAAGLVKFDLLGLGMLEALHHMIDAVRATTGREVHLWELDLAEPEVYDMLCRADAVGVFQVESRAQLATLPRLKPRRFFDLVVEVALIRPGPIQGGSVHPYLRRRDGLEEVTYDHPVLEKSLGKTLGIPLFQEQLMQIAVDAAGFSGAEADDLRRAMGSKRSPEKMDALRSRFYAGLHETNGIEGDVADKLWTKIVAFAAYGFPESHSQSFASLVYFSAWFKYHYPAEFCVGLLRAQPMGFYSPQSLIQDARRHGVRVLPVSINDSGAQARATGPAEIRLGLNLIKGLGESAAERVEAAAPFASVSDLSRRADLSVEQVEALATAGALECLGLDRRQALWQAGVAATEREGMLPGTSALASPHLPGMSAFELMATDVAATGVTYNQQPMELVRASLADVLPASQLPHVPDGTRVRIAGIITHRQRPRTASGLTFLGVEDETGLMNVMVSPGLWSRHKVLARTARAMIIRGIVQNATGAVSVVADKLEPLDFGEFLSRGSRDFR; this is encoded by the coding sequence GTGGAATTTAATGGCGGAAGGGCATTGTCATGGTCGCGGGTGGAGCGCATCCTCTCTGGCCGCGAATCTGCTGCGCCCGTGCCGATGGATCACCTTCCCGGACCAACGGCTCCTGCCCAGCACGGCCATTCCACCGTGCCCTTTGCGGAGCTGCATGCGGTAAGTTCCTATAGCTTTCTTGACGGCGCCGCTGAGCCGGAGGAACTGGTAGCACGGGCTGCGGAGCTGGGCCTTGAGGGGTTGGCCATCGTGGACCGCGATGGTTTTTATGGGCTCATGAAATTCGCCGAAGCCGCTGCTAAAGCCGGTCTTCCGGCCGTATATGGTGCGGAGCTATCGCTCGCGGAGGCCCCGGTGACCGTGCTGGCACGCACCCCGGAGGGCTATCGCCGCCTGTCGTGCCTCATTGCGCGCGCCCGGATGGAAGCGGGGGAGAAGGATCGCGTAGCTTATCCGCCCTTGGATGAGGTGGCACGCGAACTGGAAGGGGAGTGCTTCTTCCTAGTGGGGCCGGAAGCGTTAGCAGAAATCGATAATCTGCTCGAAAGAATAAAAATAGACAGCATAGTTCTCGAATATTCGTGCAGCATGTCCCCCGAGGATGCGGATCAACACCGTTTCCTGGATAAATACAATAACCTGCGGGCCATCGCAACCGCACGGCCCGCGGCCGCGACCCGCGACCAAGCTCGGCTTGCTGCTGCCAAGCGTGCCCTGGCCCGGCGCGAATCCCTCGCGGCCGCCGCGCCGCACGCCCACCCCATGGGTGCTGGCTGGCTGCGATCCGGCGAGCAGATGGCGCAACTCTTGCCGGATCGGCCGGAGCTCATCGCCGAAACCGTGGCGCTCGCCCGCGAGTGTTCCTTTACCTGGGATGCGCTTGCCCCGAACCTGCCGCACTTTCCCGTTCCGGAGGGGCATACCGAGATGAGCTGGCTAGAACGCGAGGTGTGGCGCCGTGCCAAGGACCGCTATGCCTCGCGCCCAGCCGAGATTAAGCAGGCGGCGAAGAAGCAGATTAAGCATGAGCTGGGCGTCATCAAGCAGCTAGGCTTTCCGGGCTACTTCCTAATCGTGTGCGACCTGGTGGATTTTTGCCGGCGTGAGAATATTTTGTGCCAGGGGCGAGGTTCGGCCGCTAACTCCGCCGTGTGCTTCGCGCTGGGCATTACCAACGCTGAGCCTATTTCCGCGCAGCTGCTCTTCGAGCGTTTTCTTTCCCCGGACCGCGATGGCCCGCCCGATATTGATATCGATATCGAGTCCGGCCGCCGTGAGGAGGTAATCCAGTATGTCTATCGCACTCACGGCCGTGATCGAGCCGCGCAGGTGGCCAATGTCATTACCTATCGCCGCAAGGGGGCTACCCGCGATGCCGCCCGCGCGCTAGGTTACCCGCAGGGATCGGCCGATGCGTGGTCGAAGGGTGCCTCCGAACCGCCTGCTGAGGTCTCATCTTTGGCCGAGCAATTCCTCGGACAGCCCCGCCACCTAGGAATCCACTCCGGCGGCATGGTGCTGTGTGATCGGCCCATCGCGGACGTCGTGCCGATGGAATGGGCGCGCATGGAAAACCGTTCCGTGCTGCAATGGGATAAGGACGATTGTGCGGCCGCCGGCCTAGTGAAATTCGACCTTTTGGGCCTTGGCATGTTGGAGGCGCTGCACCACATGATTGACGCCGTGCGCGCCACCACCGGCCGCGAGGTGCACTTGTGGGAGCTCGACCTCGCCGAGCCGGAAGTCTATGACATGCTCTGCCGCGCCGATGCGGTGGGCGTCTTCCAAGTGGAATCCCGCGCGCAGCTAGCCACGTTGCCGCGCCTGAAGCCGCGCCGTTTCTTTGACCTAGTGGTCGAAGTCGCGCTCATTCGCCCCGGCCCCATCCAGGGCGGGTCCGTGCACCCTTACCTGCGTCGTCGCGATGGCCTAGAGGAGGTAACCTATGACCATCCCGTGCTGGAAAAATCCCTGGGGAAGACCCTGGGCATTCCGCTCTTCCAGGAGCAACTGATGCAGATCGCGGTCGACGCCGCCGGGTTCTCCGGCGCCGAGGCCGATGATCTGCGCCGCGCCATGGGCTCGAAGCGATCCCCGGAAAAGATGGACGCGCTGCGCAGTCGTTTCTATGCGGGTTTGCACGAAACCAATGGCATCGAGGGCGATGTGGCCGATAAGCTCTGGACCAAAATCGTGGCCTTCGCCGCCTATGGCTTCCCCGAATCGCACTCGCAGTCCTTTGCCTCGCTGGTGTATTTTTCCGCGTGGTTTAAATACCACTACCCGGCGGAGTTTTGCGTGGGCCTGCTGCGCGCACAGCCGATGGGTTTCTATTCCCCGCAGTCACTCATCCAGGATGCCCGGCGCCATGGCGTGCGGGTGCTGCCGGTAAGTATTAATGACTCCGGCGCCCAGGCTCGCGCGACGGGACCTGCCGAGATTCGCTTGGGCCTTAACCTCATCAAAGGGCTGGGGGAGTCCGCCGCCGAGCGTGTGGAGGCGGCCGCGCCTTTTGCTAGCGTGTCCGATCTTTCGCGCCGGGCGGACCTCAGCGTGGAGCAGGTGGAGGCGCTGGCCACGGCCGGGGCGTTGGAGTGCCTTGGGCTGGACCGTCGCCAAGCGTTGTGGCAGGCCGGAGTTGCCGCCACCGAGCGCGAGGGCATGCTGCCCGGCACCTCCGCCCTGGCCTCGCCGCACCTGCCCGGCATGTCTGCTTTTGAGCTTATGGCTACCGACGTCGCCGCCACCGGCGTGACCTATAACCAGCAGCCGATGGAGCTGGTGCGTGCCTCGCTTGCCGACGTCCTCCCTGCCTCCCAGCTCCCCCATGTCCCCGATGGCACCCGCGTGCGCATCGCCGGCATTATCACTCACCGCCAGCGCCCGCGTACAGCGTCTGGCCTGACCTTTTTGGGTGTGGAGGATGAAACCGGCCTGATGAATGTGATGGTTTCACCCGGATTGTGGTCGCGGCATAAAGTTCTGGCCCGCACCGCCCGTGCGATGATCATCCGCGGCATCGTGCAAAATGCCACTGGTGCGGTGAGCGTGGTCGCGGATAAGCTAGAGCCGCTGGACTTTGGCGAATTCCTCTCCCGCGGCTCCCGCGACTTCCGCTAG
- a CDS encoding methionine ABC transporter ATP-binding protein, whose product MADSTHRGTRIEFREITKIFKQKKARIKALDHVSMTIEPGEIVGIIGYSGAGKSTLVRMINGLDTPSAGELLLDETNIVGMSERKLRGIRRNIGMIFQQFNLMSSRTAAGNIEYPLQLQGVGKQERAQRVQELLDFVGLGDKGKSYPEQLSGGQKQRVGIARALATNPSLLLADEATSALDPTTTQEVLDLLRRVNKEFGITIVVITHEMEVVRSIADKVAVMENGRVVEQGSVYEVFSNPQTSVAAKFVATSLRNEPDVVETDDLLAHEGRLFTINLTEESGFFTAAARLKEAGVSIAVVHGGITTLQQHSFGKLTVRLSGDNNAIEEFYRTLSTTTQIEEIAR is encoded by the coding sequence GTGGCAGATTCCACCCACCGCGGCACCCGCATTGAGTTCCGCGAGATCACCAAGATCTTTAAGCAGAAAAAGGCGCGAATTAAGGCGCTCGACCATGTCTCCATGACCATCGAGCCTGGCGAAATCGTCGGCATCATTGGCTATTCCGGCGCCGGCAAGTCCACCCTCGTGCGCATGATCAACGGCTTGGACACCCCGTCCGCCGGCGAGCTGTTGCTCGACGAGACCAATATCGTTGGCATGTCCGAGCGGAAGCTGCGTGGCATTCGCCGCAATATCGGTATGATCTTCCAGCAGTTCAACCTGATGAGCTCGCGCACCGCGGCCGGCAATATTGAATACCCGCTGCAGCTGCAGGGCGTCGGCAAGCAGGAGCGCGCCCAGCGCGTGCAAGAACTGCTGGACTTCGTCGGTCTGGGAGACAAAGGCAAGAGCTACCCGGAGCAGCTTTCCGGCGGCCAGAAGCAGCGCGTTGGCATTGCCCGTGCGCTGGCCACCAATCCTTCGCTGCTGCTTGCCGACGAAGCCACTTCCGCCCTCGACCCCACCACCACGCAGGAAGTCCTCGACCTGCTGCGCCGGGTGAACAAGGAATTCGGCATCACCATCGTGGTTATTACCCACGAGATGGAAGTCGTTCGCTCCATCGCCGATAAGGTCGCCGTGATGGAAAACGGCCGCGTAGTAGAGCAAGGCAGCGTCTACGAGGTCTTCTCCAACCCGCAGACCTCCGTGGCCGCCAAGTTCGTGGCCACCTCGCTGCGCAACGAACCCGACGTCGTCGAAACCGACGACCTGCTTGCGCACGAAGGCCGCCTGTTTACCATCAACCTCACCGAGGAATCCGGCTTCTTCACCGCCGCCGCTCGGCTCAAGGAGGCCGGCGTGTCCATCGCCGTTGTCCACGGCGGTATCACCACGTTGCAGCAGCATTCCTTTGGCAAGCTGACCGTGCGGCTTAGCGGCGATAATAACGCCATCGAAGAGTTCTACCGCACGCTTTCTACCACCACCCAGATTGAGGAGATTGCACGATGA
- a CDS encoding PH domain-containing protein, with translation MSDQSSTQPSFRRVHRLTPLLRLWSVILALIAAFALNVNLEALRDIFAFITDEHRGEALRDTAFAIAGFVAVCAVVWLASGLWWRRMGYQLGGDELSLRRGLFSTQLRTARYDRTQAVDVVEPVIARLFRLAAVRVETAGGQSSVIEIAYLKKADAEALREDILARVHGAPAPAATSADTDTTAVDATSAHTPAAPAEEPALVPEIPIARSLMAAALRTSTLFLVGFLIVVVVTRLPLSTALPILVGAIPNAWNVLDSSWRYTARTDGEVLNITYGLADRRRQSIRLDRIHAVQITQPFLWRPLGWYEVRVSVAGYGASASGKASGSTRILPVGTLAQARQFLPADAAPTYASPARAKWVSPLDYRQQTVALTGDYVIVRNGRLNRRVKAIHTSHIQELTYRRGPISQALGLATVNLDLVQGPVRMAARNLTLADATALLARLRSRQLPGLKPPR, from the coding sequence ATGAGCGACCAGTCCAGCACCCAACCAAGCTTCCGCCGCGTCCACCGCCTCACCCCGCTGCTGCGCCTATGGTCAGTGATCCTGGCCCTCATCGCGGCCTTCGCCCTCAACGTCAACCTGGAAGCCCTACGCGATATCTTTGCCTTCATCACTGACGAGCACCGCGGTGAGGCCCTGCGCGATACCGCCTTTGCGATCGCCGGGTTCGTTGCGGTCTGCGCGGTCGTGTGGCTCGCCTCCGGCCTATGGTGGCGCCGCATGGGCTACCAACTCGGCGGGGACGAGCTCTCCCTGCGCCGCGGACTCTTTTCCACCCAACTGCGCACCGCGCGCTATGACCGCACCCAGGCCGTCGACGTCGTCGAACCCGTCATCGCACGCCTTTTCCGGCTAGCGGCCGTGCGCGTGGAAACCGCCGGCGGCCAATCATCCGTCATCGAAATCGCGTACCTCAAAAAGGCTGACGCCGAAGCCCTGCGCGAGGACATCCTCGCCCGCGTCCACGGCGCTCCTGCACCGGCCGCCACCTCCGCCGACACTGACACGACCGCCGTCGACGCAACCAGCGCCCACACGCCCGCCGCACCGGCCGAAGAACCGGCCCTCGTGCCCGAAATCCCCATTGCCCGCTCCCTTATGGCGGCCGCGCTGCGCACCTCCACGCTTTTCCTCGTCGGCTTCCTCATCGTCGTCGTGGTCACCCGGCTGCCGCTGTCGACCGCGCTGCCCATCCTCGTCGGCGCGATCCCCAACGCCTGGAACGTGCTCGATTCCTCCTGGCGCTACACCGCCCGCACCGACGGCGAGGTCCTCAACATCACCTACGGCCTGGCCGATCGCCGCCGCCAAAGCATCCGCCTCGACCGCATCCACGCCGTGCAAATTACCCAGCCCTTCCTCTGGCGGCCGCTGGGCTGGTACGAGGTGAGGGTGTCGGTGGCGGGGTATGGGGCGTCGGCAAGCGGCAAGGCTTCTGGCTCCACTCGCATCCTGCCGGTGGGCACCCTCGCCCAAGCCCGGCAATTCCTCCCGGCCGACGCCGCACCCACCTACGCCTCGCCGGCCCGCGCCAAGTGGGTCTCCCCGCTGGACTACCGCCAGCAAACCGTCGCGCTCACCGGCGACTACGTCATCGTGCGCAACGGCCGGCTCAACCGCCGCGTCAAGGCCATCCACACCTCCCATATCCAGGAGCTAACCTACCGCCGCGGGCCGATTTCCCAGGCGCTCGGCCTAGCCACCGTCAACCTCGACCTAGTTCAAGGGCCCGTGCGCATGGCCGCGCGCAACCTCACGCTTGCCGACGCCACCGCACTCCTTGCCCGCCTGCGCTCCCGCCAACTGCCAGGGCTTAAACCGCCCCGTTAA
- a CDS encoding helix-turn-helix domain-containing protein, translating to MSETQESQVVCHLDRIMQERDITGAALAREVGITPVNLSVLKNNRAKAVRFSTLAALCAALDCQPGDIFGVE from the coding sequence TTGTCTGAGACACAAGAATCCCAAGTAGTCTGCCACCTCGACCGGATTATGCAAGAGCGCGACATTACCGGCGCGGCGCTCGCTAGAGAAGTAGGAATCACCCCAGTTAACCTCTCCGTATTGAAGAATAATCGCGCCAAAGCCGTACGCTTTAGCACCCTGGCAGCACTGTGCGCGGCACTGGACTGCCAGCCGGGAGATATCTTCGGCGTCGAGTAA
- a CDS encoding MetQ/NlpA family ABC transporter substrate-binding protein, which translates to MQIRRVVAATAAVSIAATSLVACSSDSDDSKTIKVGTTDDAKKAWVAFEQEAKNAGYDIDIQPFADYNTPNQALDQGELDTNNFQHLKFLAEYNHGNGTNLVPIVATEIVPLALFWKDHDSLDGIEGEEVAIPNDSTNQARAINVLVQAGLLTLKDKDNLEPTPLDIDEKKSKVKVTPVDAAQTTSAHGEGTPAIINNSFLERAGIDPATAIFQDDPNSEEAEPYINVFAVREEDADNEDIKKLAELWHSDAVQEGVDEDSAGTSVEVERSQEDLQKILDKLEADLD; encoded by the coding sequence ATGCAGATCCGTCGCGTAGTAGCTGCTACCGCCGCCGTGTCCATCGCCGCCACCAGCCTGGTGGCATGCTCTTCCGACTCCGATGACTCCAAGACCATCAAAGTCGGCACCACCGATGACGCAAAGAAGGCTTGGGTAGCGTTCGAGCAGGAAGCAAAGAACGCGGGCTATGACATCGATATCCAGCCTTTCGCGGATTACAACACCCCGAACCAGGCCCTGGACCAGGGCGAGCTGGACACCAATAACTTCCAGCACCTGAAGTTCTTGGCGGAGTATAACCACGGCAATGGCACCAACCTGGTGCCTATCGTGGCTACCGAGATCGTGCCGCTGGCACTGTTCTGGAAGGACCACGACTCCCTCGACGGCATCGAGGGCGAAGAGGTCGCCATCCCGAATGACTCCACCAACCAGGCTCGCGCCATCAACGTGCTGGTCCAGGCCGGCCTTCTCACCCTCAAGGACAAGGACAACCTGGAGCCCACCCCCCTGGACATCGATGAGAAGAAGTCCAAGGTCAAGGTCACCCCGGTAGACGCGGCACAGACCACGTCCGCACACGGCGAGGGCACCCCGGCGATTATCAATAACTCCTTCCTGGAGCGCGCCGGCATCGACCCAGCCACCGCCATCTTCCAGGACGACCCGAACTCTGAAGAGGCAGAGCCGTACATCAATGTCTTCGCCGTTCGCGAGGAAGATGCCGATAACGAGGACATCAAGAAGCTCGCCGAGCTATGGCACAGCGACGCCGTCCAGGAGGGCGTTGACGAAGACTCTGCCGGCACCTCCGTCGAGGTGGAGCGCAGCCAGGAGGATCTGCAGAAGATCCTGGATAAGCTCGAAGCAGATCTGGACTAA
- a CDS encoding methionine ABC transporter permease, producing the protein MTVTNLAQANWDRLGPSLAEAIVDTLIMVSTTLIISGILGLGLGMLLYTTRTGGILQNRFVYVIVNLLVNFVRPIPFIILLAFAQPLTVAVMGGSIGRGPATFVMVIAATFSVARVVEQNLVAIDPGVIEAARSMGASPWKIITSVIVPEALGPLILGYTFLFIAIVDMSAMAGYVGGGGLGDFAIVYGYRAFEWEVTVVATLIIIVLVQAAQFLGNWLSSKVMRR; encoded by the coding sequence ATGACCGTCACCAACCTCGCCCAAGCCAACTGGGACCGCCTCGGCCCTTCACTAGCCGAGGCCATCGTCGATACCCTCATCATGGTCTCGACCACCCTCATCATCTCCGGCATCCTCGGCCTTGGCCTGGGCATGCTGCTCTACACCACCCGCACAGGCGGCATCCTGCAGAACCGGTTTGTCTACGTCATTGTCAACCTGCTGGTGAACTTCGTCCGTCCCATCCCGTTCATCATTTTGCTGGCCTTTGCCCAGCCGTTGACCGTCGCTGTAATGGGCGGCTCCATCGGCCGCGGCCCGGCCACCTTCGTCATGGTGATCGCCGCAACCTTCTCCGTGGCCCGCGTGGTGGAGCAAAACCTCGTGGCCATCGATCCCGGTGTTATCGAGGCCGCCCGCTCCATGGGTGCCTCGCCGTGGAAGATCATTACCTCCGTCATCGTTCCGGAGGCCCTCGGCCCGCTGATCCTGGGCTACACCTTCCTGTTCATCGCCATCGTGGACATGTCCGCTATGGCCGGCTACGTCGGCGGCGGCGGCTTGGGCGACTTTGCCATCGTCTACGGCTACCGCGCCTTCGAGTGGGAAGTCACCGTCGTGGCTACGCTCATCATCATCGTGCTGGTGCAGGCCGCCCAGTTCCTCGGCAACTGGCTTTCTTCCAAGGTCATGCGCCGCTAG
- a CDS encoding helix-turn-helix transcriptional regulator, whose amino-acid sequence MSPKKKPSAPIYNRVRVLRAERDMSRAQLAEAIDVNPQTVGALERGDHSPSLDLAFRVCEVFDLPVEAIFSRQEFSPMSTEIYRKNS is encoded by the coding sequence ATGTCCCCAAAGAAGAAGCCCTCCGCACCCATTTATAACCGGGTTCGTGTGCTGCGCGCCGAGCGGGACATGTCGCGCGCGCAGTTGGCCGAGGCCATCGATGTCAACCCCCAGACCGTCGGTGCACTTGAGCGCGGCGACCACTCCCCCAGCCTGGACTTAGCCTTCCGCGTTTGTGAGGTTTTTGACCTCCCCGTGGAGGCTATTTTTTCTCGCCAGGAATTTTCCCCCATGTCCACTGAAATCTACAGGAAGAATTCCTAA
- a CDS encoding PH domain-containing protein, which yields MSEEMNPVSPRLVTSRYIHHLSWMIVLAAAAGAAGFWWTPWFYWAAGLFVALFFWLLWLIPAQVRNMGWLETDDELLITRGKLWHSFTVVPYGRIQFVDVTSGPIDRALGLKKLQLHTASASTDATIKGLEAPLADALRTRLAHQARERMSGL from the coding sequence ATGAGCGAAGAAATGAATCCCGTCTCGCCACGCCTGGTGACCTCGCGTTATATCCACCACCTGAGCTGGATGATTGTCCTCGCGGCGGCCGCCGGTGCGGCAGGTTTCTGGTGGACCCCGTGGTTCTACTGGGCGGCCGGGCTTTTCGTCGCCCTTTTCTTCTGGCTGCTCTGGCTCATCCCCGCCCAGGTGCGCAACATGGGCTGGCTCGAGACCGACGATGAGCTGCTTATCACTCGCGGCAAGCTCTGGCATTCCTTCACCGTCGTGCCCTACGGCCGCATCCAATTCGTGGACGTGACCTCCGGGCCCATCGACCGCGCCCTCGGGCTAAAAAAGCTGCAGCTCCACACGGCCTCGGCCAGCACGGACGCCACCATTAAGGGCTTGGAAGCCCCGCTTGCCGACGCCCTCCGTACCCGCCTTGCCCACCAAGCCCGCGAACGGATGAGCGGCCTATGA
- a CDS encoding AMIN-like domain-containing (lipo)protein produces MLKVRLAATLLVAASLSGCAAQETDRTTMAASADNSRLNPLGQANMEMKTLRPQAPSELTVTNVRIGQHEGFERVVFELDGSGSPGWFVDYADTPTQQGSGKTIDHSGETALNVNIDGVVYPFEAGKDDPHIGVVDAPVEGVVTQVVNGGTYEGRCQFVIGMTSRKPYSVQVLDNPTRLVVDIRD; encoded by the coding sequence ATGCTAAAAGTCCGTCTCGCCGCAACACTCCTCGTCGCTGCTTCCCTCAGCGGCTGCGCCGCCCAAGAGACGGACCGCACCACCATGGCTGCATCTGCGGATAACTCCCGGCTCAATCCACTAGGCCAGGCCAATATGGAAATGAAAACCCTCCGGCCGCAGGCCCCCTCCGAGCTCACGGTGACTAACGTGCGCATCGGCCAGCACGAGGGTTTTGAACGCGTTGTCTTTGAACTCGACGGCAGCGGCTCTCCCGGCTGGTTCGTAGACTATGCCGACACGCCCACGCAGCAGGGTTCTGGCAAGACTATTGACCACTCCGGCGAGACCGCACTCAATGTCAATATCGACGGCGTGGTCTACCCCTTCGAGGCGGGGAAGGACGATCCCCACATCGGCGTGGTGGATGCCCCCGTAGAGGGAGTCGTCACCCAGGTGGTCAATGGCGGTACCTACGAGGGCCGCTGCCAATTTGTCATCGGCATGACCTCTCGCAAACCTTATTCCGTGCAGGTTCTCGATAACCCCACCCGCCTCGTGGTCGATATTCGCGATTAA
- a CDS encoding Y-family DNA polymerase, with product MRVAAVWFPDWPIQAAGGQSPMVIARNHSVAVCDRRARRAGVRRGMRLRQAQALCPEAAVVEANPDRDGAAFAEVAAGLDAVASSVEVLRPGLAIVDAGAALHYHGEKALEMLVDASSYAGFDSTLGVADEIATAVIAARHRGVGAVVPEGGSREFLATQPVGVLAADEALGFEAGFIAQLDKLGVRRLGDLAALPFKQVAIRFGEPGRRAHELAQARADRRVAPELARPDLAVEMEERIERVDAAAFAARQLAARLHARLEEAGKVCLRLRVVAEFGTGEELARVWRTQEALTEQATADRVRWQLDGWLTRATGEGAAISRLALEPVEVAAPSATGLWGGEGSQEQVKRVIARVQSQLGVDRVLQPRAVGGRGVAERIEYVPYGEQRDAPPDGEWPGRIPAPLPARLGGGPNHPAARIRLIDAAGRPVFVTAEALLSGAPVALSWGAHRFRVLGWAGPWPVDTQWWTDTPQHVARLQAVGQAEHEEHQRAWLLVWSGGRWRVEATY from the coding sequence ATGAGGGTAGCGGCCGTGTGGTTTCCGGATTGGCCCATCCAGGCCGCCGGCGGGCAGAGCCCTATGGTTATTGCGCGCAATCACTCGGTGGCGGTGTGCGATAGGAGGGCGCGCCGGGCGGGTGTTCGGCGCGGGATGCGCCTGCGCCAGGCCCAAGCGCTGTGCCCCGAGGCCGCAGTGGTGGAGGCCAATCCGGACCGGGATGGCGCGGCGTTTGCGGAGGTCGCGGCCGGCTTAGATGCGGTGGCGTCCTCGGTGGAGGTGTTGCGCCCAGGCCTGGCGATTGTGGATGCGGGCGCGGCTCTGCACTACCACGGGGAGAAAGCACTAGAGATGCTTGTCGACGCCTCTTCGTACGCCGGCTTCGACTCCACCCTCGGCGTTGCCGATGAGATTGCCACGGCCGTTATCGCAGCCCGGCACCGTGGTGTGGGCGCAGTGGTGCCGGAGGGCGGCTCGCGGGAGTTTTTGGCCACCCAGCCCGTAGGTGTGCTGGCGGCCGATGAGGCCTTGGGCTTTGAGGCGGGGTTTATCGCACAGCTGGACAAGCTAGGCGTGCGGCGTCTGGGCGACTTAGCCGCGCTGCCGTTTAAGCAGGTAGCCATCCGGTTTGGCGAGCCTGGCCGGCGCGCCCACGAACTGGCCCAGGCCCGTGCGGATAGGCGCGTGGCCCCAGAGCTGGCGCGCCCGGATCTGGCGGTGGAAATGGAAGAGCGCATCGAGCGCGTGGACGCGGCGGCCTTCGCGGCCCGCCAACTCGCGGCCCGGCTGCATGCCCGCTTGGAAGAGGCCGGCAAGGTGTGCCTGCGGCTGCGCGTGGTGGCGGAGTTTGGCACCGGTGAGGAGCTGGCGCGGGTATGGCGCACGCAGGAGGCGCTGACGGAGCAGGCCACCGCGGACCGTGTACGCTGGCAGCTCGATGGTTGGCTTACGCGCGCTACTGGTGAGGGCGCGGCCATTAGCCGCCTGGCGCTGGAGCCGGTGGAGGTTGCCGCCCCGTCCGCCACCGGCCTGTGGGGCGGGGAAGGATCGCAGGAGCAGGTCAAGCGCGTGATTGCCCGCGTGCAATCGCAGCTGGGGGTGGACCGCGTGCTGCAGCCGCGGGCGGTGGGCGGCCGTGGGGTAGCTGAGCGCATCGAGTACGTGCCCTATGGCGAGCAGCGCGATGCCCCGCCGGACGGCGAGTGGCCCGGCCGCATTCCCGCGCCCCTGCCCGCGCGGCTGGGCGGTGGGCCGAATCACCCGGCCGCGCGCATTCGGCTTATCGACGCCGCCGGGCGCCCCGTCTTCGTCACCGCCGAGGCCCTCCTGTCTGGGGCGCCGGTGGCCTTGAGCTGGGGTGCGCATCGTTTCCGCGTGCTGGGCTGGGCCGGGCCGTGGCCGGTGGATACGCAGTGGTGGACCGATACCCCGCAGCATGTGGCGCGCCTGCAGGCGGTGGGGCAAGCCGAGCACGAAGAGCATCAGCGGGCCTGGCTCTTGGTATGGTCCGGCGGCCGCTGGCGAGTTGAGGCGACCTATTAA